In Helianthus annuus cultivar XRQ/B chromosome 8, HanXRQr2.0-SUNRISE, whole genome shotgun sequence, a single genomic region encodes these proteins:
- the LOC110877975 gene encoding carbon catabolite repressor protein 4 homolog 5 isoform X2 → MAEPSRKKRKLGIQTQPITANLTHTSKRDRRHENRRWVFSNSDHRDKFVFVSYNILGVENASNHQDLYFDVIPKYMKWEYRRRVIRREIRRYSPSILCFQEVDRFDDLSKMLYNDGFSGVYQARTGEARDGCAIFWKDELFSLVHEDNIEFKRFGLRDNVAQFCVLKMNGNQKQIDDTENLKARSILVGNVHVLFNPSRGDIKLGQIRLFLDKAHTLSQTWGNIPVILGGDLNSMPQSAIYQFIASSELNIQNHERKRISGQICPLDYPRFGSQCSRWSKEELKLATGSEESTYLRHNLKLNSAYYGVPASRLTRDCHGEPLATSFHSKFMGTVDYIWHTDDLVPVKVLETLPIEILKKTRGLPSKMWGSDHLALVCELAFVDDDLRLGPK, encoded by the exons ATGGCAGAACCATCTCGCAAGAAGCGGAAGTTAGGCATACAGACTCAGCCCATAACTGCAAATCTGACACATACTTCCAAGCGTGACCGCAGACATGAAAATCGAAGATGGGTTTTTTCTAACTCTGATCACAGAG ATAAGTTTGTATTTGTATCCTACAATATACTGGGTGTTGAAAATGCTTCAAACCATCAGGATTTGTACTTTGATGTCATCCCTAAATATATGAAGTGGGAATATAGAAGAAGGGTTATACGCAGAGAGATTCGTCGCTATAGTCCTAGCATCTTGTGTTTTCAG GAGGTTGATCGGTTCGATGACTTGAGTAAAATGCTATACAACGATGGATTTAGCGGAGTTTACCAG GCTCGTACTGGGGAAGCACGTGATGGATGTGCTATTTTTTGGAAGGATGAATT ATTTTCTCTTGTGCATGAGGACAACATTGAGTTCAAGCGGTTTGGCCTTCGTGACAATGTTGCTCAGTTTTGTGTTCTTAAG ATGAATGGGAACCAGAAACAAATTGACGACACTGAAAATTTGAA GGCTCGAAGCATATTGGTTGGAAATGTACATGTGCTTTTCAATCCTAGTCGTGGAGACATTAAGCTTGGTCAG ATTCGGTTATTTCTTGACAAAGCTCATACACTTTCACAGACATGGGGCAATATACCTGTTATACTTGGTGGGGATTTAAATAGTATGCCTCAG agtGCAATTTATCAGTTCATAGCTTCGTCTGAG TTAAACATCCAAAATCATGAACGCAAAAGAATATCTGGACAGATTTGTCCACTGGATTACCCTAGATTTGGATCTCAGTGTTCTAG GTGGAGCAAAGAAGAACTGAAGCTAGCAACAGGATCTGAAGAGTCAACCTACCTTAGGCACAACTTAAAACTAAATAGTGCATATTATGGTGTTCCA GCTAGCCGTTTGACTAGAGATTGTCATGGGGAACCCTTAGCGACATCCTTCCACTCAAAATTTATGGGCACTGTTGATTACATATG GCATACTGATGACCTTGTTCCTGTAAAAGTCCTTGAAACATTACCAATTGAAATATTGAAGAAAACAAGAGGGCTTCCGAGTAAG ATGTGGGGAAGCGATCATCTTGCTCTTGTGTGTGAACTGGcctttgttgatgatgatttgag GTTAGGACCAAAATGA
- the LOC110877975 gene encoding carbon catabolite repressor protein 4 homolog 5 isoform X1, translating to MAEPSRKKRKLGIQTQPITANLTHTSKRDRRHENRRWVFSNSDHRDKFVFVSYNILGVENASNHQDLYFDVIPKYMKWEYRRRVIRREIRRYSPSILCFQEVDRFDDLSKMLYNDGFSGVYQARTGEARDGCAIFWKDELFSLVHEDNIEFKRFGLRDNVAQFCVLKMNGNQKQIDDTENLKARSILVGNVHVLFNPSRGDIKLGQIRLFLDKAHTLSQTWGNIPVILGGDLNSMPQSAIYQFIASSELNIQNHERKRISGQICPLDYPRFGSQCSRWSKEELKLATGSEESTYLRHNLKLNSAYYGVPASRLTRDCHGEPLATSFHSKFMGTVDYIWHTDDLVPVKVLETLPIEILKKTRGLPSKMWGSDHLALVCELAFVDDDLSTCIIQMTVLKGI from the exons ATGGCAGAACCATCTCGCAAGAAGCGGAAGTTAGGCATACAGACTCAGCCCATAACTGCAAATCTGACACATACTTCCAAGCGTGACCGCAGACATGAAAATCGAAGATGGGTTTTTTCTAACTCTGATCACAGAG ATAAGTTTGTATTTGTATCCTACAATATACTGGGTGTTGAAAATGCTTCAAACCATCAGGATTTGTACTTTGATGTCATCCCTAAATATATGAAGTGGGAATATAGAAGAAGGGTTATACGCAGAGAGATTCGTCGCTATAGTCCTAGCATCTTGTGTTTTCAG GAGGTTGATCGGTTCGATGACTTGAGTAAAATGCTATACAACGATGGATTTAGCGGAGTTTACCAG GCTCGTACTGGGGAAGCACGTGATGGATGTGCTATTTTTTGGAAGGATGAATT ATTTTCTCTTGTGCATGAGGACAACATTGAGTTCAAGCGGTTTGGCCTTCGTGACAATGTTGCTCAGTTTTGTGTTCTTAAG ATGAATGGGAACCAGAAACAAATTGACGACACTGAAAATTTGAA GGCTCGAAGCATATTGGTTGGAAATGTACATGTGCTTTTCAATCCTAGTCGTGGAGACATTAAGCTTGGTCAG ATTCGGTTATTTCTTGACAAAGCTCATACACTTTCACAGACATGGGGCAATATACCTGTTATACTTGGTGGGGATTTAAATAGTATGCCTCAG agtGCAATTTATCAGTTCATAGCTTCGTCTGAG TTAAACATCCAAAATCATGAACGCAAAAGAATATCTGGACAGATTTGTCCACTGGATTACCCTAGATTTGGATCTCAGTGTTCTAG GTGGAGCAAAGAAGAACTGAAGCTAGCAACAGGATCTGAAGAGTCAACCTACCTTAGGCACAACTTAAAACTAAATAGTGCATATTATGGTGTTCCA GCTAGCCGTTTGACTAGAGATTGTCATGGGGAACCCTTAGCGACATCCTTCCACTCAAAATTTATGGGCACTGTTGATTACATATG GCATACTGATGACCTTGTTCCTGTAAAAGTCCTTGAAACATTACCAATTGAAATATTGAAGAAAACAAGAGGGCTTCCGAGTAAG ATGTGGGGAAGCGATCATCTTGCTCTTGTGTGTGAACTGGcctttgttgatgatgatttgag CACATGTATCATTCAAATGACAGTTTTAAAAGGCATTTAG